In Osmerus mordax isolate fOsmMor3 chromosome 27, fOsmMor3.pri, whole genome shotgun sequence, the sequence GATTCTGACTTCCAGGTTCACCTGGTCTCTGCATATCATTTCGATTATTTACTGTCGCTTAGTTTCAGAGATGAATCTCTAATGATGAATGATAATTGAATTGCTCTGATGTCATTATTCATAAAGATGGAAGAGAGACTCAATAAACAAACTTAACATTTGTTTTGGGACCCCCCAAAAACacattagtaaaaaaaaaaatcaaaagggCCCCATACACTATTTTTGTTTAGGGCCCTCAAAACCCTAGGGCCGGCCCTGCTAATTACTCTTGAAATCACACAGTAAGGACCCTATCTTTTCTAAACTATGTGTGTCCATACAACAGtcaacagaatcagaatcaaaatGCAACATTTCAGTCatgcaacatttacaaaaatgtaAGACAATAactttaattataaataaaaattAAGATCCACAGCACGTGAATAACCTCGGCCAGAGCCGTACACACGACTAAATTTGAAGTCGGCGTCACAATGACATCAATTCCCGGTGTTCATTACACTCAAGTTCACTTAACTTTCTACGGCCATCACCGCTACGCCActatgggagttgtagttttttCTCCCAAGAAACTGGCCTCCCATTTTCCATAGGTTTCGCGAGGTTTGCATGGGCGGTAGTCTGCATTTCTCTGCAGGAAGAATTGAATAATACTGGCATGAAATTCGTGTTCAGGTAATTTGATTTACTGAACGGCATGGATTGTATCAAAATATCGATGTACAGGAGCCATGACTGCGCTTTAAACCCTCATGTTCAGGATATtaatgaacagctgcagtggGGAGTTTATAggtatgctagctagctagaattATTGATAACCTACAGTGTTATTGCGCGGACAGTCCCAGGTGTGCGCTAGCTACAGCTAACATTAGCGCTGTGTCAATGATAGCTGTGGCTATTTAGGTAATATGAGCTATTATTACGAAACGGCGACGAATCGGTAAATGTTTCAGCCATATCTTCATGTTTCATCATTTCTGACCCAGTGGCGATGGCTGACGTATTATAATCTTGAAGTTCAAGTAAGGCAGAACACATCTGGTTTTGATCCTGTTGTCCCTGTAGCCGAACATTTAGCAGTTTATGAATTGGTGATTTGACCGATTATAACAAATGAGGTATAAGAGACAGTATTTAATGGTGCATGAACTGTGTTGCTTTTAGAATAGGTGTGTctctttggttgtgtgtgtgtgaaactgtaTGTTTTAGTGACTGACCTCCATAAATGCGTAATGCACACAGGCAAATAACCAGGAAGTTATTCGTCAAGCAAGGCCATTGGCTGTTCAGGTTGTCAATCTCAGCCAATAATAAAACAGTTCTCTCTTTTTGCGCACTGATTTACTCTGATATTCACTGtgcttctgtccctctctctgtctcctctgtttatctctctttatCAGTAGCATTTGAATGTCTGGAGGCATGTCCAAGAAAAGGGGCAGGTATGTGGAATCATCCCTCCCAAAATGCACTGCtttcattgtgtttgtgtgcgcgtgtgtgtgtgtgtgtgagagagaaatataaccagaaaacagacagacagtaacaAAAATAGAGAGAAATGTTCCAGgcaagggttagggttgaggtCCCAACTAAGCCTAACCCTAAACCAATGTCATCAGTAATCTCATGGCCGGCTTtgatcatccctccctcccactccgtctgtctgtctaataGGAAACGGAGCAGCGGTGAGCTGAGCGAAACCATGACCCCGGACCCCAACTGCATCCTGGGAGTGCGTATCCAGCACAACTGGCATGAGAAAGGCACCCAGAGCAAGTGGAAGGGCACAGTGCTGGACCGTCTGGGGGTCAACCCCGCCCTCTTCATGGTCAAGTACGACGGCTTCGACTGCGTCTACGGCATCGAGCTGTTCAAGGACGAGAGGGTGTCCAGCCTACAGGTGCTCTCAGAGAAAGTGGGTGAGTTCTGGTTATAAGAGCATATCTCtccgtgtgtctctctgtgtgtgtgtctctctgtgtgtctctctctctctctctctctctctctgtctctctctctctctctctctctctctctctctctctgtgtctctctctcttactgtccctcccctctcctcagtcaACAACCGGATCAGGGTTCCCCCTGGGGCTGAGGAGCTGGTGGGGAAGGCGGTGGAGCACCTGTTTGAGAAGGAGGACGGGGAGAAGAACGAGTGGAGGGGGATGGTTCTGTCCCGCGCCCCCATCATGACCCACTGGTACTACATCACCTACGAGAAGGACCCGGTGCTCTACATGTACCAGTTGTGGGACGACTATGCAGACGGAGACCTGCGCATCCTGCCTGAGGCCGGTGAGACAcagcacctgtctgtctgtctgtctctctctctctcgcacacactctcaattcaattcaattggctttattagcattaagaaacaaatgttcatattgccaaagcaacggtggagCCACGGAAACAGTATTCATACCATTACTATGGACGTCGGTATACTATTAATGTTACCAAATAATCCGATGACAACC encodes:
- the LOC136937016 gene encoding spindlin-1-like, with the protein product MSGGMSKKRGRKRSSGELSETMTPDPNCILGVRIQHNWHEKGTQSKWKGTVLDRLGVNPALFMVKYDGFDCVYGIELFKDERVSSLQVLSEKVVNNRIRVPPGAEELVGKAVEHLFEKEDGEKNEWRGMVLSRAPIMTHWYYITYEKDPVLYMYQLWDDYADGDLRILPEAENKHLLPADRKPGEETESLVGKQVEYVTDKGVKRTGLVIYQVPAKPSVYYIKYDDDFHIHVYDLVKTT